One Archocentrus centrarchus isolate MPI-CPG fArcCen1 chromosome 14, fArcCen1, whole genome shotgun sequence DNA window includes the following coding sequences:
- the kl gene encoding klotho isoform X2 has protein sequence MKGFLTFVTFLAFFTSVTAKPNAGLKTWGRFNKMPYPGDKAFLYDTFPKDFIWAVGTAAYQVEGAFEKDGKGLSIWDTFTRGGTRMITGDVGSDSYHNIHADIRAIKQLGVSHYRFSLSWSRIFPNGTRGSYNEIGTNYYRTLLKKLKEIRVQPVVTLYHWDLPDHLQQTLGGWSNPELVGIFKDYADFCFQTFGDDVKYWITIENPFVVARHGYGTGVVAPGIKNDPDLPFRVGHNLLKAHAAAWHLYDRHYRPRQHGKLSMALASHWIKPSRTRLESLRQCQCSLDHVLGWFARPLFTDGDYPPCMKARLGSRLPSFTPEEREQVKGTADFFALSHGAALSFHLINDSLKFGQQEDLDLRMLLYWVNMEYDKPPIFVVQSGWYVLGNTKTEDPKHMYYLKRFIAEALKSIIIDEVNVIGYTAWSLIDGFEWHREYGIRRGLYFVDFNTPDMKREPKTSATFYRNIIQKNGFPELPENRPAQGVFPCDFAWGVSANSIQTTPTQFADPSVYLWNISNNGELLKLEGFSAPPLHRTPHCADYATIRQQVEEIRQIGVNHFHFSLNWSALVPTGDVAHPNTTLLGYYRCFTRQLLQANVTPVVTLWHHTRQRSSLPAPLDTADRWLNRETPGAFADYARLCYRELGAHVKMWITLNEPNDEMVSYQEGHQMLLAHALAWHAYDHEFRRAQGGKVSLALHMDWVEPAFSFSREDVEPAKRVLDFCVGWFAEPIFGSGDYPVGMRGWLRQLNSLELPVFNEEDRQLVKGTYDFFAISHFSTKLVTHAKEDSYTYTAMLEVQHMIDTTWIMSPRPVVPWGLRKALNWVKEHYSDVPVYVMANGVQEDPARFKDSLRVYYLYNYINEALKAYTLDGVNLKGYFAYALNDQRDPGFGLYGQVHDEVIVKASLSNYRNIIEHNGFPIQGATPQQCPSLAPPCLGCHVLVKSPVVGFLTLVGSGVLITLGLIIYYTAKRHKECY, from the exons ATGAAGGGGTTCCTCACCTTCGTGACATTTCTTGCCTTCTTCACCTCCGTGACCGCAAAGCCCAACGCTGGCTTGAAAACCTGGGGTCGCTTCAATAAAATGCCCTATCCGGGTGACAAGGCTTTCCTCTACGATACCTTCCCCAAAGACTTCATATGGGCGGTGGGCACGGCGGCGTACCAGGTGGAGGGCGCGTTTGAGAAGGACGGGAAGGGACTCTCCATCTGGGACACTTTTACGCGCGGCGGAACACGAATGATTACCGGGGACGTGGGCAGCGACAGTTATCACAACATCCACGCTGACATCCGAGCCATTAAACAGCTCGGGGTCAGCCACTACAGGTTCTCCCTCTCCTGGTCCAGGATATTTCCCAACGGCACCCGCGGCAGTTACAACGAAATCGGCACCAACTACTACCGGACGCTCCTTAAGAAGCTGAAGGAGATCCGCGTACAGCCGGTGGTCACACTCTACCACTGGGACCTGCCAGACCACCTGCAGCAGACCCTCGGCGGATGGAGCAACCCGGAGCTTGTGGGGATTTTCAAAGACTACGCCGACTTCTGTTTCCAGACTTTCGGCGATGATGTGAAGTACTGGATCACCATCGAAAACCCGTTTGTGGTGGCGCGACATGGATATGGCACCGGAGTGGTCGCTCCCGGGATAAAGAACGACCCTGATCTTCCGTTCCGGGTTGGACACAACCTGCTCAAG GCTCACGCAGCTGCTTGGCATCTCTACGACCGCCACTACCGTCCACGACAACATGGCAAACTGTCCATGGCCCTGGCCTCTCACTGGATCAAACCCAGTCGCACTCGCCTGGAAAGCCTAAGGCAATGTCAGTGCTCCCTGGACCACGTCCTGGGCTGGTTCGCCCGGCCGCTGTTCACAGATGGAGACTACCCCCCCTGCATGAAGGCAAGGCTGGGCTCACGGCTGCCCTCCTTCACGCCGGAGGAACGCGAACAGGTGAAAGGGACAGCTGATTTTTTCGCCCTGTCCCACGGAGCAGCGCTGAGCTTCCATCTGATCAACGACAGCCTGAAGTTTGGGCAGCAGGAGGATCTGGACCTGAGGATGCTGCTCTACTGGGTCAACATGGAGTATGACAAGCCCCCCATCTTTGTGGTGCAGAGTGGCTG GTATGTCCTCGGCAACACCAAGACAGAAGACCCAAAACACATGTACTACCTCAAGAGGTTCATCGCGGAGGCACTAAAGT CAATCATCATAGATGAAGTCAATGTGATTGGATACACTGCCTGGTCCCTGATCGACGGCTTTGAGTGGCACAGAGAATACGGGATACGACGGGGACTTTACTTTGTGGACTTCAACACTCCTGACATGAAGCGGGAGCCAAAGACATCTGCCACCTTTTACAG AAACATCATCCAGAAGAACGGTTTCCCAGAACTTCCAGAGAATAGACCAGCACAAGGAGTCTTCCCATGTGATTTTGCCTGGGGAGTGTCAGCCAACTCTATCCAG ACCACACCCACCCAGTTTGCAGACCCCAGTGTTTACCTCTGGAACATCTCCAACAATGGAGAGCTGTTGAAGTTGGAGGGCTTCAGTGCACCACCTTTACACCGAACGCCACACTGTGCCGATTACGCCACCATCCGACAACAG GTAGAAGAAATCAGGCAGATTGGAGTGAACCACTTCCACTTCTCTCTTAACTGGTCAGCTCTGGTGCCTACAGGTGATGTAGCTCATCCTAACACCACTCTGCTGGGGTACTACCGCTGTTTTACACGTCAGCTGCTGCAGGCTAACGTCACACCTGTGGTCACTCTTTGGCACCACACCCGTCAGCGCAGCAGCCTGCCGGCTCCGCTGGATACTGCCGACAGGTGGCTGAACAG GGAGACTCCAGGGGCCTTTGCAGACTACGCCAGGCTTTGTTACAGAGAGCTGGGGGCTCATGTGAAGATGTGGATCACCCTGAACGAGCCCAATGATGAGATGGTGAGCTACCAGGAGGGCCATCAGATGCTGCTGGCGCACGCGCTGGCCTGGCATGCTTATGACCATGAGTTTAGACGTGCACAGGGTGGAAAG GTGTCTCTGGCTCTGCATATGGACTGGGTGGAGCCGGCGTTTTCATTCAGCCGAGAAGACGTGGAGCCGGCTAAAAGGGTTTTAGATTTCTGCGTTGGCTGGTTTGCAGAGCCCATCTTTGGCAGTGGGGACTATCCTGTGGGGATGAGAGGCTGGCTGCGTCAGCTGAACTCACTCGA GCTGCCAGTTTTCAATGAGGAGGACAGACAGCTGGTTAAAGGGACGTACGACTTCTTTGCCATCAGCCACTTCAGTACCAAGCTTGTGACTCACGCCAAGGAAGACTC ATACACCTACACAGCAATGCTTGAAGTCCAGCACATGATAGACACCACGTGGATCATGTCCCCAAGACCTGTCGTGCCCTGGGGTCTGAGAAAAGCGCTTAACTGG GTGAAGGAGCACTACAGTGATGTACCCGTCTATGTGATGGCTAATGGGGTCCAGGAAGATCCAGCCCGCTTCAAAGACAGCCTGAGAGTTTACTACCTGTACAACTATATCAACGAAGCACTAAAAG CGTACACTCTGGATGGGGTAAACCTGAAGGGTTACTTTGCCTATGCCCTGAACGACCAGAGGGACCCAGGGTTCGGCTTGTACGGCCAAGTCCATGATGAAGTCATTGTCAAGGCCTCTCTCTCCAACTATCGCAATATCATCGAGCATAATGGCTTCCCCATTCAAGGAGCAACACCCCAGCAGTGTCCCAGTTTGGCGCCACCCTGCCTGGGCTGCCATGTCCTGGTCAAGAGCCCTGTGGTGGGATTCTTGACTCTGGTAGGTTCAGGGGTACTGATCACCCTGGGCCTCATTATTTACTATACAGCCAAGAGACACAAGGAGTGTTACTGA
- the kl gene encoding klotho isoform X1, with protein MKGFLTFVTFLAFFTSVTAKPNAGLKTWGRFNKMPYPGDKAFLYDTFPKDFIWAVGTAAYQVEGAFEKDGKGLSIWDTFTRGGTRMITGDVGSDSYHNIHADIRAIKQLGVSHYRFSLSWSRIFPNGTRGSYNEIGTNYYRTLLKKLKEIRVQPVVTLYHWDLPDHLQQTLGGWSNPELVGIFKDYADFCFQTFGDDVKYWITIENPFVVARHGYGTGVVAPGIKNDPDLPFRVGHNLLKAHAAAWHLYDRHYRPRQHGKLSMALASHWIKPSRTRLESLRQCQCSLDHVLGWFARPLFTDGDYPPCMKARLGSRLPSFTPEEREQVKGTADFFALSHGAALSFHLINDSLKFGQQEDLDLRMLLYWVNMEYDKPPIFVVQSGWYVLGNTKTEDPKHMYYLKRFIAEALKSIIIDEVNVIGYTAWSLIDGFEWHREYGIRRGLYFVDFNTPDMKREPKTSATFYRNIIQKNGFPELPENRPAQGVFPCDFAWGVSANSIQVETTPTQFADPSVYLWNISNNGELLKLEGFSAPPLHRTPHCADYATIRQQVEEIRQIGVNHFHFSLNWSALVPTGDVAHPNTTLLGYYRCFTRQLLQANVTPVVTLWHHTRQRSSLPAPLDTADRWLNRETPGAFADYARLCYRELGAHVKMWITLNEPNDEMVSYQEGHQMLLAHALAWHAYDHEFRRAQGGKVSLALHMDWVEPAFSFSREDVEPAKRVLDFCVGWFAEPIFGSGDYPVGMRGWLRQLNSLELPVFNEEDRQLVKGTYDFFAISHFSTKLVTHAKEDSYTYTAMLEVQHMIDTTWIMSPRPVVPWGLRKALNWVKEHYSDVPVYVMANGVQEDPARFKDSLRVYYLYNYINEALKAYTLDGVNLKGYFAYALNDQRDPGFGLYGQVHDEVIVKASLSNYRNIIEHNGFPIQGATPQQCPSLAPPCLGCHVLVKSPVVGFLTLVGSGVLITLGLIIYYTAKRHKECY; from the exons ATGAAGGGGTTCCTCACCTTCGTGACATTTCTTGCCTTCTTCACCTCCGTGACCGCAAAGCCCAACGCTGGCTTGAAAACCTGGGGTCGCTTCAATAAAATGCCCTATCCGGGTGACAAGGCTTTCCTCTACGATACCTTCCCCAAAGACTTCATATGGGCGGTGGGCACGGCGGCGTACCAGGTGGAGGGCGCGTTTGAGAAGGACGGGAAGGGACTCTCCATCTGGGACACTTTTACGCGCGGCGGAACACGAATGATTACCGGGGACGTGGGCAGCGACAGTTATCACAACATCCACGCTGACATCCGAGCCATTAAACAGCTCGGGGTCAGCCACTACAGGTTCTCCCTCTCCTGGTCCAGGATATTTCCCAACGGCACCCGCGGCAGTTACAACGAAATCGGCACCAACTACTACCGGACGCTCCTTAAGAAGCTGAAGGAGATCCGCGTACAGCCGGTGGTCACACTCTACCACTGGGACCTGCCAGACCACCTGCAGCAGACCCTCGGCGGATGGAGCAACCCGGAGCTTGTGGGGATTTTCAAAGACTACGCCGACTTCTGTTTCCAGACTTTCGGCGATGATGTGAAGTACTGGATCACCATCGAAAACCCGTTTGTGGTGGCGCGACATGGATATGGCACCGGAGTGGTCGCTCCCGGGATAAAGAACGACCCTGATCTTCCGTTCCGGGTTGGACACAACCTGCTCAAG GCTCACGCAGCTGCTTGGCATCTCTACGACCGCCACTACCGTCCACGACAACATGGCAAACTGTCCATGGCCCTGGCCTCTCACTGGATCAAACCCAGTCGCACTCGCCTGGAAAGCCTAAGGCAATGTCAGTGCTCCCTGGACCACGTCCTGGGCTGGTTCGCCCGGCCGCTGTTCACAGATGGAGACTACCCCCCCTGCATGAAGGCAAGGCTGGGCTCACGGCTGCCCTCCTTCACGCCGGAGGAACGCGAACAGGTGAAAGGGACAGCTGATTTTTTCGCCCTGTCCCACGGAGCAGCGCTGAGCTTCCATCTGATCAACGACAGCCTGAAGTTTGGGCAGCAGGAGGATCTGGACCTGAGGATGCTGCTCTACTGGGTCAACATGGAGTATGACAAGCCCCCCATCTTTGTGGTGCAGAGTGGCTG GTATGTCCTCGGCAACACCAAGACAGAAGACCCAAAACACATGTACTACCTCAAGAGGTTCATCGCGGAGGCACTAAAGT CAATCATCATAGATGAAGTCAATGTGATTGGATACACTGCCTGGTCCCTGATCGACGGCTTTGAGTGGCACAGAGAATACGGGATACGACGGGGACTTTACTTTGTGGACTTCAACACTCCTGACATGAAGCGGGAGCCAAAGACATCTGCCACCTTTTACAG AAACATCATCCAGAAGAACGGTTTCCCAGAACTTCCAGAGAATAGACCAGCACAAGGAGTCTTCCCATGTGATTTTGCCTGGGGAGTGTCAGCCAACTCTATCCAG GTGGAGACCACACCCACCCAGTTTGCAGACCCCAGTGTTTACCTCTGGAACATCTCCAACAATGGAGAGCTGTTGAAGTTGGAGGGCTTCAGTGCACCACCTTTACACCGAACGCCACACTGTGCCGATTACGCCACCATCCGACAACAG GTAGAAGAAATCAGGCAGATTGGAGTGAACCACTTCCACTTCTCTCTTAACTGGTCAGCTCTGGTGCCTACAGGTGATGTAGCTCATCCTAACACCACTCTGCTGGGGTACTACCGCTGTTTTACACGTCAGCTGCTGCAGGCTAACGTCACACCTGTGGTCACTCTTTGGCACCACACCCGTCAGCGCAGCAGCCTGCCGGCTCCGCTGGATACTGCCGACAGGTGGCTGAACAG GGAGACTCCAGGGGCCTTTGCAGACTACGCCAGGCTTTGTTACAGAGAGCTGGGGGCTCATGTGAAGATGTGGATCACCCTGAACGAGCCCAATGATGAGATGGTGAGCTACCAGGAGGGCCATCAGATGCTGCTGGCGCACGCGCTGGCCTGGCATGCTTATGACCATGAGTTTAGACGTGCACAGGGTGGAAAG GTGTCTCTGGCTCTGCATATGGACTGGGTGGAGCCGGCGTTTTCATTCAGCCGAGAAGACGTGGAGCCGGCTAAAAGGGTTTTAGATTTCTGCGTTGGCTGGTTTGCAGAGCCCATCTTTGGCAGTGGGGACTATCCTGTGGGGATGAGAGGCTGGCTGCGTCAGCTGAACTCACTCGA GCTGCCAGTTTTCAATGAGGAGGACAGACAGCTGGTTAAAGGGACGTACGACTTCTTTGCCATCAGCCACTTCAGTACCAAGCTTGTGACTCACGCCAAGGAAGACTC ATACACCTACACAGCAATGCTTGAAGTCCAGCACATGATAGACACCACGTGGATCATGTCCCCAAGACCTGTCGTGCCCTGGGGTCTGAGAAAAGCGCTTAACTGG GTGAAGGAGCACTACAGTGATGTACCCGTCTATGTGATGGCTAATGGGGTCCAGGAAGATCCAGCCCGCTTCAAAGACAGCCTGAGAGTTTACTACCTGTACAACTATATCAACGAAGCACTAAAAG CGTACACTCTGGATGGGGTAAACCTGAAGGGTTACTTTGCCTATGCCCTGAACGACCAGAGGGACCCAGGGTTCGGCTTGTACGGCCAAGTCCATGATGAAGTCATTGTCAAGGCCTCTCTCTCCAACTATCGCAATATCATCGAGCATAATGGCTTCCCCATTCAAGGAGCAACACCCCAGCAGTGTCCCAGTTTGGCGCCACCCTGCCTGGGCTGCCATGTCCTGGTCAAGAGCCCTGTGGTGGGATTCTTGACTCTGGTAGGTTCAGGGGTACTGATCACCCTGGGCCTCATTATTTACTATACAGCCAAGAGACACAAGGAGTGTTACTGA
- the kl gene encoding klotho isoform X3 codes for MKGFLTFVTFLAFFTSVTAKPNAGLKTWGRFNKMPYPGDKAFLYDTFPKDFIWAVGTAAYQVEGAFEKDGKGLSIWDTFTRGGTRMITGDVGSDSYHNIHADIRAIKQLGVSHYRFSLSWSRIFPNGTRGSYNEIGTNYYRTLLKKLKEIRVQPVVTLYHWDLPDHLQQTLGGWSNPELVGIFKDYADFCFQTFGDDVKYWITIENPFVVARHGYGTGVVAPGIKNDPDLPFRVGHNLLKAHAAAWHLYDRHYRPRQHGKLSMALASHWIKPSRTRLESLRQCQCSLDHVLGWFARPLFTDGDYPPCMKARLGSRLPSFTPEEREQVKGTADFFALSHGAALSFHLINDSLKFGQQEDLDLRMLLYWVNMEYDKPPIFVVQSGWYVLGNTKTEDPKHMYYLKRFIAEALKSIIIDEVNVIGYTAWSLIDGFEWHREYGIRRGLYFVDFNTPDMKREPKTSATFYRNIIQKNGFPELPENRPAQGVFPCDFAWGVSANSIQVETTPTQFADPSVYLWNISNNGELLKLEGFSAPPLHRTPHCADYATIRQQVEEIRQIGVNHFHFSLNWSALVPTGDVAHPNTTLLGYYRCFTRQLLQANVTPVVTLWHHTRQRSSLPAPLDTADRWLNRETPGAFADYARLCYRELGAHVKMWITLNEPNDEMVSYQEGHQMLLAHALAWHAYDHEFRRAQGGKVSLALHMDWVEPAFSFSREDVEPAKRVLDFCVGWFAEPIFGSGDYPVGMRGWLRQLNSLELPVFNEEDRQLVKGTYDFFAISHFSTKLVTHAKEDSYTYTAMLEVQHMIDTTWIMSPRPVVPWGLRKALNWVKEHYSDVPVYVMANGVQEDPARFKDSLRVYYLYNYINEALKEFRKELRQALGGREELPDDWKSTAEIVRKTAKKVFGVSSGQRKEDEETW; via the exons ATGAAGGGGTTCCTCACCTTCGTGACATTTCTTGCCTTCTTCACCTCCGTGACCGCAAAGCCCAACGCTGGCTTGAAAACCTGGGGTCGCTTCAATAAAATGCCCTATCCGGGTGACAAGGCTTTCCTCTACGATACCTTCCCCAAAGACTTCATATGGGCGGTGGGCACGGCGGCGTACCAGGTGGAGGGCGCGTTTGAGAAGGACGGGAAGGGACTCTCCATCTGGGACACTTTTACGCGCGGCGGAACACGAATGATTACCGGGGACGTGGGCAGCGACAGTTATCACAACATCCACGCTGACATCCGAGCCATTAAACAGCTCGGGGTCAGCCACTACAGGTTCTCCCTCTCCTGGTCCAGGATATTTCCCAACGGCACCCGCGGCAGTTACAACGAAATCGGCACCAACTACTACCGGACGCTCCTTAAGAAGCTGAAGGAGATCCGCGTACAGCCGGTGGTCACACTCTACCACTGGGACCTGCCAGACCACCTGCAGCAGACCCTCGGCGGATGGAGCAACCCGGAGCTTGTGGGGATTTTCAAAGACTACGCCGACTTCTGTTTCCAGACTTTCGGCGATGATGTGAAGTACTGGATCACCATCGAAAACCCGTTTGTGGTGGCGCGACATGGATATGGCACCGGAGTGGTCGCTCCCGGGATAAAGAACGACCCTGATCTTCCGTTCCGGGTTGGACACAACCTGCTCAAG GCTCACGCAGCTGCTTGGCATCTCTACGACCGCCACTACCGTCCACGACAACATGGCAAACTGTCCATGGCCCTGGCCTCTCACTGGATCAAACCCAGTCGCACTCGCCTGGAAAGCCTAAGGCAATGTCAGTGCTCCCTGGACCACGTCCTGGGCTGGTTCGCCCGGCCGCTGTTCACAGATGGAGACTACCCCCCCTGCATGAAGGCAAGGCTGGGCTCACGGCTGCCCTCCTTCACGCCGGAGGAACGCGAACAGGTGAAAGGGACAGCTGATTTTTTCGCCCTGTCCCACGGAGCAGCGCTGAGCTTCCATCTGATCAACGACAGCCTGAAGTTTGGGCAGCAGGAGGATCTGGACCTGAGGATGCTGCTCTACTGGGTCAACATGGAGTATGACAAGCCCCCCATCTTTGTGGTGCAGAGTGGCTG GTATGTCCTCGGCAACACCAAGACAGAAGACCCAAAACACATGTACTACCTCAAGAGGTTCATCGCGGAGGCACTAAAGT CAATCATCATAGATGAAGTCAATGTGATTGGATACACTGCCTGGTCCCTGATCGACGGCTTTGAGTGGCACAGAGAATACGGGATACGACGGGGACTTTACTTTGTGGACTTCAACACTCCTGACATGAAGCGGGAGCCAAAGACATCTGCCACCTTTTACAG AAACATCATCCAGAAGAACGGTTTCCCAGAACTTCCAGAGAATAGACCAGCACAAGGAGTCTTCCCATGTGATTTTGCCTGGGGAGTGTCAGCCAACTCTATCCAG GTGGAGACCACACCCACCCAGTTTGCAGACCCCAGTGTTTACCTCTGGAACATCTCCAACAATGGAGAGCTGTTGAAGTTGGAGGGCTTCAGTGCACCACCTTTACACCGAACGCCACACTGTGCCGATTACGCCACCATCCGACAACAG GTAGAAGAAATCAGGCAGATTGGAGTGAACCACTTCCACTTCTCTCTTAACTGGTCAGCTCTGGTGCCTACAGGTGATGTAGCTCATCCTAACACCACTCTGCTGGGGTACTACCGCTGTTTTACACGTCAGCTGCTGCAGGCTAACGTCACACCTGTGGTCACTCTTTGGCACCACACCCGTCAGCGCAGCAGCCTGCCGGCTCCGCTGGATACTGCCGACAGGTGGCTGAACAG GGAGACTCCAGGGGCCTTTGCAGACTACGCCAGGCTTTGTTACAGAGAGCTGGGGGCTCATGTGAAGATGTGGATCACCCTGAACGAGCCCAATGATGAGATGGTGAGCTACCAGGAGGGCCATCAGATGCTGCTGGCGCACGCGCTGGCCTGGCATGCTTATGACCATGAGTTTAGACGTGCACAGGGTGGAAAG GTGTCTCTGGCTCTGCATATGGACTGGGTGGAGCCGGCGTTTTCATTCAGCCGAGAAGACGTGGAGCCGGCTAAAAGGGTTTTAGATTTCTGCGTTGGCTGGTTTGCAGAGCCCATCTTTGGCAGTGGGGACTATCCTGTGGGGATGAGAGGCTGGCTGCGTCAGCTGAACTCACTCGA GCTGCCAGTTTTCAATGAGGAGGACAGACAGCTGGTTAAAGGGACGTACGACTTCTTTGCCATCAGCCACTTCAGTACCAAGCTTGTGACTCACGCCAAGGAAGACTC ATACACCTACACAGCAATGCTTGAAGTCCAGCACATGATAGACACCACGTGGATCATGTCCCCAAGACCTGTCGTGCCCTGGGGTCTGAGAAAAGCGCTTAACTGG GTGAAGGAGCACTACAGTGATGTACCCGTCTATGTGATGGCTAATGGGGTCCAGGAAGATCCAGCCCGCTTCAAAGACAGCCTGAGAGTTTACTACCTGTACAACTATATCAACGAAGCACTAAAAG AGTTCAGGAAGGagttgagacaggctctgggtggtagAGAAGAATTGCCAGATGATTGGAAAAGTACAGCTGAAATAGTGAGGAAAACTGCTAAGAAGGTGTTTGGTGTCTCTTCTGGGCAGAGGAAGGAGGACGAGGAGACTTGGTAG